In Pyrus communis chromosome 1, drPyrComm1.1, whole genome shotgun sequence, the following are encoded in one genomic region:
- the LOC137744065 gene encoding amino acid permease 3-like → MSKMGDNQINPRQGFELSVPMPPEVGSKCYDDDGRLKRTGTVWTASAHIITAVIGSGVLALAYAVAQLGWVAGPAVMLLFSFVTYYTSTLLSACYRSGDPVTGKRNYTYTNAVRSNLGGFKVKICGFVQYLNLFGVAIGYTIASAISMVAIKRSNCFYKNGDTAPCHVNSNPYMIAFGVAEIIFSQIPDFDQLWWLSIVAAVMSLTYSSIGLGLGIAKVVEAGTIKGSMTGIDIGAVTETQKIWRSFQALGDIAFAYSYSVILIEIQDTVKSPPSEAKTMKKATLVSVATTTLFYMLCGCMGYAAFGDSSPGNLLTGFGFFNPYWLIDIANAAIVIHLVGAYQVFVQPLYAFVEKTVKEKYPHSQFITKDIKFRLPVFGSYNLNLFRLVWRTSFVIVTTVISMILPFFNHVVGLLGALGFWPLTVYFPVEMYIAQKRIPKWSTRWLCLQTLSGACLIITIAAAAGSIVGVIGDLKIYKPFKTSY, encoded by the exons ATGAGTAAGATGGGTGATAACCAGATTAACCCCCGTCAAGGTTTTGAACTCTCAGTCCCTATGCCTCCAGAAGTAGGCTCCAAGTGCTATGACGACGACGGCCGTCTCAAAAGAACTG GAACTGTGTGGACTGCAAGTGCTCATATTATTACTGCGGTAATTGGGTCTGGAGTTTTGGCCTTGGCTTATGCAGTAGCTCAGCTAGGATGGGTTGCTGGTCCTGCTGTGATGCTCTTATTCTCCTTTGTCACTTACTACACTTCAACTCTTCTCTCTGCCTGCTATCGTTCCGGCGATCCTGTCACCGGAAAAAGAAACTATACTTACACCAATGCCGTCCGATCCAACCTTG gtgGTTTCAAGGTGAAAATTTGTGGGTTTGTTCAGTACTTGAATCTTTTTGGAGTTGCCATTGGATACACTATAGCATCAGCCATAAGCATGGT GGCAATTAAGAGGTCTAATTGTTTCTACAAGAATGGTGACACAGCACCATGCCATGTAAACAGCAATCCTTACATGATCGCTTTTGGGGTAGCAGAAATCATATTCTCTCAAATTCCAGACTTCGATCAGTTGTGGTGGCTTTCCATTGTTGCTGCAGTCATGTCCTTGACTTATTCCTCCATCGGACTTGGCCTCGGAATCGCCAAAGTCGTAG AAGCTGGAACTATCAAAGGAAGTATGACTGGAATAGACATTGGAGCAGTGActgaaacacaaaaaatatggaGGAGCTTCCAAGCACTTGGGGACATAGCTTTTGCCTACTCATATTCTGTCATCCTCATTGAAATTCAGGACACGGTAAAATCCCCGCCATCCGAAGCCAAGACAATGAAGAAGGCAACTCTAGTCAGTGTGGCTACCACAACCCTTTTCTACATGTTGTGTGGTTGCATGGGCTACGCCGCTTTTGGAGACTCATCCCCTGGAAACCTCCTCACTGGTTTTGGCTTCTTCAACCCCTACTGGCTCATCGACATAGCGAACGCCGCCATTGTCATCCACCTTGTTGGTGCTTACCAAGTGTTTGTCCAACCCCTCTATGCATTTGTTGagaaaacagtaaaagaaaagtacccGCACAGCCAGTTCATCACCAAAGACATCAAATTCCGACTCCCAGTTTTTGGTTCTTACAATCTCAACCTCTTCAGACTGGTTTGGAGGACATCTTTTGTGATTGTCACCACTGTGATCTCCATGATCCTGCCATTTTTCAATCATGTTGTTGGACTTCTAGGGGCTCTAGGATTTTGGCCGCTCACAGTATACTTCCCTGTGGAGATGTATATTGCTCAGAAGAGGATACCAAAGTGGAGCACAAGATGGCTTTGCCTCCAAACCTTGAGTGGTGCTTGCCTTATAATCACCATAGCAGCTGCTGCTGGATCAATTGTTGGTGTGATTGGTGATCTCAAGATCTACAAGCCTTTCAAGACCAGCTACTGA